In the Streptomyces sp. cg36 genome, one interval contains:
- a CDS encoding FGLLP motif-containing membrane protein, with protein MSPRPPVPPVLVADPPEVARADGAFVALKGSRFDCATEGPAAAGPLTVSGDVPTGHLRTDAEGGFTYRITLAKNTPLGTYTVVASCDDRPTVTQETTYEVVAATSPPVTAPPPALTLDPASGAPGTKVDVHGKGFVCRGAARVLWDGGELPGIRATPGTDGGLDSSFTVPAGAGAGTYKVTVTCEGAPTATRSVNGTGATAVEAAGGSLAASRTFTVTRPPVTPPPTGRYEITIHMSDYPAECTWGRILVGGKAVLAPWLDGDSAKGDAAPGRWSFIDLHGFIPPELKGTEPVDLDCPGRAVERAGTIDLPAGPFTAFFLPRGTPHDDHEEGPGDRAGVLPRPWIPGLDPSMSPPPPDPTPSGPASPGATPTASSSGGSGAGGPGGATSSPDPDPSEDGRVTGQADGGGHHGRVLGLADSMRTPAEVSWALKDLAGSVGMAAWFLLLVLLLEKAFPSQLVENALGRWWRGRRRERGVRTRAARLPGWLRMGAFALLGGALVVWADATTRWTASTVTKALGAAVGTLLILVVYEKTKDSLLRPGRGGARAELRVVPAGLVLAVLMAALSRFLAFPVPYVYGLVAVYVVLGTEPPGRRDPRFSMPKGQAVMIGGICALSASLLVWAVGAPLIESGRTADPHGLAHVAAYTVGLIVVGGIEVVVFGMLPLTGMDGHELKSWSKPAWYGLYLVALTLFFHVLLHSAHPGFGPGFLVSKDLRWWTLGIATALFAAAWVFSLALRGHVARLERRMAPVG; from the coding sequence GTGTCGCCGCGGCCACCGGTCCCGCCCGTACTGGTGGCGGACCCGCCCGAAGTAGCGCGGGCCGACGGCGCGTTCGTCGCCCTGAAGGGCAGCCGCTTCGACTGCGCGACCGAGGGACCGGCAGCGGCGGGCCCGCTCACGGTGAGCGGCGACGTGCCGACGGGCCACCTGCGGACCGACGCCGAGGGCGGATTCACCTACCGGATCACTTTGGCCAAGAACACCCCCCTGGGCACCTACACCGTCGTCGCGAGCTGCGACGACCGGCCCACCGTGACGCAGGAGACGACGTACGAGGTGGTCGCGGCCACTTCACCTCCCGTCACCGCACCCCCACCCGCCCTCACCCTGGACCCCGCATCGGGTGCGCCGGGCACGAAGGTGGACGTGCACGGCAAGGGCTTCGTGTGCCGAGGAGCGGCCCGTGTGCTGTGGGACGGCGGAGAGCTCCCGGGGATCCGGGCCACCCCGGGCACCGACGGTGGGTTGGACAGCTCCTTCACCGTGCCCGCCGGCGCCGGAGCGGGGACGTACAAGGTGACGGTGACCTGCGAAGGAGCACCCACGGCCACCCGTTCGGTGAACGGGACGGGGGCCACTGCGGTGGAGGCGGCGGGCGGCTCCCTCGCGGCCTCGCGGACGTTCACCGTCACCCGGCCGCCCGTCACACCGCCCCCCACCGGCCGGTACGAGATCACCATCCACATGAGTGACTACCCGGCCGAGTGCACCTGGGGCCGGATCCTCGTCGGCGGGAAGGCCGTGCTCGCCCCCTGGTTGGACGGCGACTCCGCCAAGGGCGATGCCGCGCCCGGCCGTTGGAGCTTCATCGACCTCCACGGCTTCATTCCGCCCGAGTTGAAGGGCACCGAGCCGGTCGACCTCGACTGCCCCGGCCGCGCCGTGGAGCGCGCGGGGACGATCGATCTCCCGGCGGGTCCGTTCACCGCGTTCTTCCTGCCGCGGGGCACCCCGCACGACGACCACGAGGAGGGCCCCGGGGACAGGGCGGGGGTCCTGCCGAGGCCGTGGATCCCCGGACTTGACCCGTCGATGTCTCCCCCTCCACCGGATCCCACCCCGTCCGGTCCCGCCTCACCCGGCGCCACCCCCACGGCCTCGTCGAGCGGTGGTTCCGGTGCGGGCGGGCCCGGCGGCGCGACGTCTTCGCCGGACCCCGACCCGTCCGAGGACGGGCGGGTGACGGGGCAGGCGGACGGCGGCGGGCACCACGGCCGGGTGCTGGGCCTGGCCGACAGCATGCGCACCCCCGCCGAAGTCTCCTGGGCCCTCAAGGACCTGGCCGGGTCGGTGGGGATGGCGGCCTGGTTCCTGCTGCTCGTCCTGCTGCTGGAGAAGGCGTTCCCGTCCCAGCTCGTGGAGAACGCCCTGGGCCGCTGGTGGCGCGGGCGGCGCCGGGAGCGCGGCGTCCGCACCCGCGCCGCGCGGCTGCCGGGCTGGCTCAGGATGGGCGCGTTCGCCCTGCTCGGCGGCGCGCTGGTGGTGTGGGCGGACGCCACGACGCGCTGGACCGCGTCGACGGTGACCAAGGCCCTCGGTGCGGCGGTCGGCACCCTGCTGATCCTGGTGGTGTACGAGAAGACCAAGGACTCGCTGCTGCGGCCCGGCCGCGGCGGTGCGCGGGCGGAGTTGCGGGTGGTGCCCGCGGGACTGGTCCTGGCGGTCCTGATGGCGGCGCTGTCCCGCTTCCTGGCCTTCCCGGTGCCGTACGTGTACGGCCTGGTGGCGGTCTACGTGGTGCTCGGCACCGAGCCGCCGGGCCGCCGCGATCCCCGGTTCTCCATGCCGAAGGGGCAGGCCGTGATGATCGGCGGCATCTGCGCCCTCAGCGCCTCGCTGCTGGTGTGGGCCGTGGGCGCGCCCCTGATCGAGTCGGGCCGCACGGCGGATCCGCACGGCCTCGCCCATGTGGCCGCGTACACGGTGGGTCTCATAGTCGTGGGCGGGATCGAGGTCGTGGTGTTCGGCATGCTCCCGCTGACGGGGATGGACGGGCACGAGCTGAAGAGCTGGAGCAAACCGGCCTGGTACGGCCTGTATCTGGTGGCCCTCACCCTGTTCTTCCACGTCCTGCTGCACTCCGCGCACCCCGGCTTCGGCCCCGGGTTCCTGGTCTCCAAGGACCTGCGCTGGTGGACCCTGGGCATCGCCACGGCCCTGTTCGCGGCGGCCTGGGTGTTCTCGCTGGCGCTGCGCGGCCATGTGGCCCGGCTGGAGCGGCGGATGGCGCCGGTGGGCTGA
- a CDS encoding serine protease, giving the protein MAAWLLVAVVAGLAAFTATRHSLERQDSRAVGAADPVGARRDVPSGAPGGRRDWSVDRWLRDAADFVNPVIDGLWGPARMAGATGGERSYDGSSMPRGVSDPEPAPVAAQPVGRPYAEHAPAAGRLFFDTPKGPAACSGTVVRDPAHPGRSDLVWTAGHCVHAGKDGGWLRDIVFVPGFDKGGREAAGAARRVAPLGIWWADWAQTAQQWIDRGTAGAGPGAAFDFAVVHVRRAAGATRSLEETVGAAVDVAFDTGAGGTAGVGPGSRVDIVGYPAGRPFDGSSLFECTGRPGSFSVAADQPNMYRMGCTMTEGSSGGGWLVRRADGGLVLVSNTSLGSRPAAWLAGPHLGADAQRVLADVSRRFADSG; this is encoded by the coding sequence ATGGCCGCATGGTTGCTCGTCGCCGTGGTGGCGGGCCTGGCGGCCTTCACGGCGACCAGACACTCGCTGGAGCGCCAGGACTCCCGGGCCGTCGGCGCCGCCGATCCGGTGGGAGCCCGGCGCGACGTCCCGTCCGGCGCCCCGGGCGGGCGGCGGGATTGGAGCGTGGACCGGTGGCTGCGGGACGCGGCGGACTTCGTCAACCCGGTGATCGACGGACTGTGGGGCCCGGCGCGGATGGCCGGAGCCACCGGCGGTGAACGGTCGTACGACGGCAGCAGCATGCCGCGCGGGGTCTCCGATCCGGAGCCGGCCCCGGTGGCCGCCCAGCCGGTGGGCCGTCCCTACGCCGAGCACGCACCGGCCGCCGGACGGCTCTTCTTCGACACGCCCAAGGGGCCCGCCGCCTGCTCCGGCACGGTCGTCCGCGACCCGGCCCACCCCGGCCGCTCCGACCTGGTGTGGACGGCCGGGCACTGCGTCCACGCGGGCAAGGACGGCGGCTGGCTGCGCGACATCGTCTTCGTGCCCGGCTTCGACAAGGGCGGCCGGGAGGCGGCGGGCGCCGCGCGGCGGGTGGCACCGCTCGGCATATGGTGGGCGGACTGGGCGCAGACCGCCCAGCAGTGGATCGACCGGGGCACGGCCGGCGCCGGGCCCGGCGCCGCCTTCGACTTCGCGGTCGTGCACGTACGGCGCGCCGCCGGGGCCACCCGGTCGCTGGAGGAGACGGTGGGCGCGGCGGTGGACGTCGCGTTCGACACCGGTGCGGGCGGCACGGCGGGCGTCGGGCCCGGGAGCCGGGTCGACATCGTGGGGTACCCGGCCGGCCGCCCCTTCGACGGGTCGTCGCTGTTCGAGTGCACCGGCCGGCCGGGCTCGTTCTCCGTGGCCGCCGACCAGCCGAACATGTACCGGATGGGCTGCACCATGACCGAAGGTTCGTCCGGCGGCGGCTGGCTGGTGCGCCGCGCCGACGGCGGACTCGTCCTGGTCTCGAACACCTCACTGGGCTCGCGCCCCGCCGCCTGGCTCGCCGGACCGCACCTCGGCGCGGACGCGCAGCGCGTACTGGCCGACGTCAGCCGACGGTTCGCCGACAGCGGCTGA
- a CDS encoding serine hydrolase: protein MRAIPGRRAGRARAFAAPFLAVLLTGASGAGAGAAAALPGAGPPAPEPQLTGAQVDKAVAALDDDVRALMKRTGVPGVSVGVVYKDKVVYLKGFGVRRVGDSAKVDPDTVFQIASLSKPVASTVVAGVLGQGGEKDLGWDTPVAGQLPDFALKDPWVSAHVTPADLFSHRSGLPDHAGDLLEDLGYDRAYVLSHLRYEPLSAFRASYAYTNFGLTAAAEAVARARGVSWEKLSEDTLYKPAGMDSTSSRFADFDKATDKASTHVKNADGTWSARYVRDADAQAPAGGVSSSARDMTRWLRLQLADGRLDGRQIVDSAALARTHLPEIVSQPPAGPADRAGFYGLGWNVGYDERGRLRLSHSGAFALGAATAVTLLPQERLGIVVLTNGSPVGVPETLAQDFFETAQSGKPGRDWLPLIAGVLDKQLNEGRSPTDYAHPPADARPARADSAYTGSYENPYYGRLTVTATSSALTLELGPKPLRFPLTHYSGDVFSFETAGENAVGRTGVTFKDNTVRVEYLDAHGLGTFTRAG, encoded by the coding sequence ATGCGTGCCATACCGGGCAGGCGAGCGGGCCGGGCCCGCGCCTTCGCGGCCCCGTTCCTGGCGGTCCTGCTGACCGGGGCGAGCGGGGCGGGAGCGGGGGCCGCGGCGGCCCTGCCGGGCGCCGGGCCGCCCGCGCCCGAGCCGCAGCTGACCGGGGCCCAGGTGGACAAGGCGGTCGCGGCCCTCGACGACGACGTACGCGCCCTGATGAAGCGCACCGGGGTGCCGGGCGTCTCGGTGGGCGTGGTCTACAAGGACAAGGTGGTGTACCTGAAGGGCTTCGGGGTGCGCCGCGTCGGCGACAGCGCGAAGGTCGACCCCGACACCGTCTTCCAGATCGCCTCCCTGTCCAAGCCGGTCGCCTCCACCGTCGTCGCGGGGGTGCTGGGCCAGGGCGGCGAGAAGGACCTGGGCTGGGACACCCCCGTCGCCGGACAACTGCCCGACTTCGCGCTGAAGGATCCGTGGGTGAGCGCGCACGTGACACCCGCGGACCTGTTCTCGCACCGCAGTGGTCTGCCCGACCACGCCGGGGACCTCCTGGAGGACCTCGGCTACGACCGGGCGTACGTCCTGTCCCACCTGCGGTACGAGCCGCTCTCCGCGTTCCGCGCCAGTTACGCCTACACCAACTTCGGTCTCACCGCCGCCGCCGAGGCCGTCGCGCGGGCCAGGGGCGTCAGCTGGGAGAAGCTCAGCGAGGACACCCTCTACAAGCCCGCGGGCATGGACTCCACCAGCTCCCGCTTCGCCGACTTCGACAAGGCCACCGACAAGGCGTCCACCCACGTCAAGAACGCCGACGGCACCTGGAGCGCCAGGTACGTGCGCGACGCCGACGCCCAGGCACCGGCCGGGGGCGTGAGCTCCAGCGCGCGGGACATGACCCGGTGGCTGCGGCTGCAACTCGCGGACGGCAGGCTCGACGGACGGCAGATCGTCGACTCCGCCGCACTCGCCCGCACCCACCTGCCCGAGATCGTCTCGCAGCCGCCCGCCGGGCCCGCCGACCGCGCCGGGTTCTACGGACTGGGCTGGAACGTCGGCTACGACGAGCGCGGCAGGCTGCGGCTCAGCCACTCGGGCGCGTTCGCGCTCGGCGCCGCCACCGCCGTGACCCTGCTGCCGCAGGAGCGGCTCGGCATCGTGGTGCTCACCAACGGCAGCCCCGTGGGCGTGCCGGAGACCCTGGCGCAGGACTTCTTCGAGACCGCGCAGTCCGGCAAGCCCGGCCGGGACTGGCTGCCGCTGATCGCCGGCGTCCTGGACAAGCAGCTCAACGAGGGCCGCTCGCCCACCGACTACGCCCACCCACCGGCCGACGCCCGCCCCGCCCGCGCCGACAGCGCGTACACCGGCTCGTACGAGAACCCCTACTACGGCCGTCTCACCGTCACCGCCACCTCCTCGGCCCTGACCCTGGAGCTGGGTCCGAAACCCTTGAGGTTCCCGCTCACCCACTACAGCGGTGACGTCTTCAGCTTCGAGACGGCCGGGGAGAACGCGGTCGGCCGTACGGGTGTGACCTTCAAGGACAACACCGTGCGCGTCGAATACCTGGACGCGCACGGGCTCGGCACGTTCACCCGCGCGGGCTGA
- a CDS encoding class I SAM-dependent methyltransferase has product MPQEPADERWSPEADRAWSGQAGAEAFAAVEAATDWLLGYPFVFRAIARGSGRGSGPGGVLLDFGCGPGRVAEHAARALEMRIIGVDASPEMLALARERGTPGAEYHLVAQGRVSGLADACADAAMCNHVLASLSDERTILEVFTEIHRLLRPGAPFALLTTDPSCAGIEYASLRVGEPGADYGPSDPLSVRLRRTDGTWQTVRNHAWPVGVLPPLLERAGFTGVAQHRPTPDEAAGVADPDHVRGRAWTAERARPPLVVTTAVKRADSHRERVAEPCG; this is encoded by the coding sequence ATGCCGCAGGAACCAGCGGACGAGCGGTGGTCGCCGGAGGCGGACCGGGCCTGGTCCGGGCAGGCGGGCGCGGAGGCGTTCGCGGCGGTGGAGGCGGCGACGGACTGGCTGCTCGGCTACCCGTTCGTGTTCCGGGCGATCGCGCGGGGGAGCGGGCGGGGGAGCGGGCCGGGCGGTGTGCTGCTGGACTTCGGCTGCGGCCCGGGCCGGGTCGCCGAGCATGCGGCCCGGGCCCTGGAGATGCGGATCATCGGGGTGGACGCGTCGCCGGAGATGCTGGCACTGGCGCGGGAGCGCGGCACACCGGGCGCGGAGTACCACCTGGTGGCGCAGGGGCGGGTGAGCGGGCTGGCGGACGCCTGCGCGGACGCGGCGATGTGCAACCACGTCCTGGCGTCGCTGTCCGACGAGCGGACGATCCTGGAGGTGTTCACCGAGATCCACCGGCTGCTGCGGCCCGGGGCGCCGTTCGCGCTGCTGACCACCGACCCGTCCTGCGCGGGCATCGAGTACGCCTCGCTGCGCGTGGGGGAGCCGGGTGCCGACTACGGCCCGAGCGACCCGCTGTCCGTGCGCCTGCGCCGCACGGACGGCACCTGGCAGACGGTGCGGAACCACGCCTGGCCGGTCGGTGTGCTGCCGCCGCTGCTGGAGCGGGCGGGCTTCACCGGGGTCGCGCAGCACCGTCCGACACCGGACGAGGCGGCGGGCGTCGCAGATCCGGACCATGTGCGCGGCCGTGCGTGGACGGCGGAGCGGGCGCGCCCGCCGCTGGTGGTGACGACGGCGGTGAAGCGGGCCGACTCGCACCGGGAGCGTGTTGCTGAGCCGTGCGGGTGA
- a CDS encoding lamin tail domain-containing protein, with amino-acid sequence MSASRTSRRIFASVLAAGTLLGAAALPAAAADGHHGRAPHSDVVIGKVQYNSPGRDDRSNRSLNAEWVEVRNNGRKAVDLNGFTLTAGDGTRYRFHHLRLEGHSAVKVHSGMGRDSMHDVYQDRHNYVWDNHRDTATLRTDRGRVLDTAMWGHERQGGRRGGHPHH; translated from the coding sequence ATGTCTGCTTCGCGCACCAGCCGCCGTATCTTCGCCTCCGTCCTCGCCGCCGGCACCCTCCTCGGGGCCGCGGCCCTGCCCGCCGCCGCTGCGGACGGCCACCACGGGCGCGCGCCCCACTCCGACGTGGTGATCGGCAAGGTGCAGTACAACAGCCCGGGCCGAGACGACCGCTCCAACCGCAGCCTGAACGCGGAGTGGGTCGAGGTCAGGAACAACGGCCGCAAGGCGGTCGACCTGAACGGCTTCACCCTCACGGCCGGTGACGGCACCCGCTACCGCTTCCACCACCTGCGTCTGGAGGGCCACTCCGCCGTCAAGGTCCACTCGGGCATGGGCCGCGACAGCATGCACGACGTCTACCAGGACCGTCACAACTACGTGTGGGACAACCACCGCGACACGGCCACCCTGCGCACCGACCGCGGCCGGGTCCTCGACACGGCGATGTGGGGCCACGAGCGCCAGGGCGGCCGCCGGGGCGGTCACCCGCACCACTGA
- a CDS encoding VOC family protein — MIGELQCVVLDCSDVRQLALFYGELLGGEVNRPDRRWSVDDDWATLHTPSGAVLAFQRVADHRPPRWPDPSRPQQFHLDLGVPDLDSAEAAVLALGATLLDGASDGRGWRVYADPAGHPFCLVKH; from the coding sequence ATGATCGGAGAACTCCAGTGCGTGGTGCTCGACTGCTCTGACGTCCGCCAACTCGCCCTGTTCTACGGGGAGTTGCTCGGCGGCGAGGTGAACCGGCCGGATCGGCGCTGGTCGGTCGACGACGACTGGGCGACCCTGCACACCCCGTCCGGCGCCGTGCTCGCCTTCCAGCGCGTCGCGGACCACCGGCCGCCGCGCTGGCCCGACCCCTCGCGGCCCCAGCAGTTCCACCTCGACCTGGGCGTCCCGGATCTGGACAGCGCGGAAGCGGCGGTGCTGGCGCTGGGCGCGACCCTGCTCGACGGGGCCTCGGACGGGCGGGGCTGGCGGGTGTACGCGGACCCCGCCGGACATCCGTTCTGCCTCGTCAAGCACTGA
- a CDS encoding S1 family peptidase, whose protein sequence is MLAGAGAAGVIAAAVLIPHANASQTEDPAPGATPADKAGAAAVLALPGRLGDAFAGSYYDPAKRQLVVNVAGGDRAAAAQVREAGAVPRAVAHSAAQLRSAAHTLARTATIPGTAWAMDPRTNRIVVSADRTVRGANLTRLEKAVGSLGADMARINQSAGRFTPFSAGGDAIFGGGARCSLGFNVTTGDGRPGFLTAGHCGVAARQWSLSAGGGPAATVQQATFPGSGDFSLLTYDDAATEAPSAVDTGSGRLVPIARAVDASVGLRVQRMGSTTGLKEGTVTGLDATVNYPEGTVSGLIQTDVCAEPGDSGGSLFTPDGGAVGLTSGGSGDCEAGGETFFQPVTTALAATGATIGDGGQGQGQGQGQSQGEDQGQGQDPGRNQGQDQGQRQGRGPGQEVNARP, encoded by the coding sequence GTGCTGGCAGGTGCGGGAGCGGCGGGCGTCATCGCGGCGGCGGTCCTGATCCCCCACGCGAACGCCTCGCAGACGGAGGACCCCGCACCCGGAGCGACCCCCGCGGACAAGGCCGGAGCGGCGGCGGTGCTCGCCCTGCCCGGCAGGCTGGGGGACGCGTTCGCGGGCTCGTACTACGACCCGGCCAAGCGGCAGTTGGTGGTCAACGTCGCCGGTGGTGACCGCGCCGCCGCCGCGCAGGTGCGCGAGGCCGGGGCGGTGCCGCGCGCGGTCGCCCACAGCGCGGCCCAACTGCGCTCCGCCGCGCACACCCTGGCCCGTACGGCGACGATCCCGGGCACCGCGTGGGCCATGGACCCGCGCACCAACCGGATCGTGGTCTCGGCGGACCGCACCGTACGGGGAGCGAATCTCACCAGACTGGAGAAGGCCGTCGGCTCCCTCGGCGCGGACATGGCCCGGATCAACCAGTCGGCCGGCCGCTTCACCCCGTTCAGCGCGGGCGGTGACGCCATCTTCGGCGGTGGGGCCCGGTGTTCGCTCGGGTTCAACGTCACCACCGGGGACGGGCGCCCGGGTTTCCTCACGGCGGGCCACTGCGGTGTGGCGGCCCGGCAGTGGTCCCTGAGCGCGGGCGGCGGGCCCGCCGCGACGGTCCAGCAGGCGACCTTCCCCGGCAGCGGCGACTTCTCGCTGCTCACCTACGACGACGCCGCCACCGAGGCGCCCAGTGCCGTCGACACGGGATCGGGGCGGCTGGTGCCGATAGCGCGGGCCGTCGACGCGTCGGTCGGGCTGCGCGTCCAGCGCATGGGCAGTACCACCGGCCTCAAGGAGGGCACGGTCACCGGCCTCGACGCCACCGTCAACTACCCGGAGGGCACGGTGAGCGGGCTCATCCAGACCGATGTGTGCGCCGAACCCGGCGACAGCGGCGGCTCGCTGTTCACCCCGGACGGCGGCGCGGTGGGGCTCACCTCGGGCGGCAGCGGTGACTGCGAGGCCGGTGGCGAGACGTTCTTCCAGCCCGTCACCACGGCGCTGGCGGCCACGGGCGCCACGATCGGCGACGGCGGCCAAGGCCAAGGCCAAGGCCAAGGCCAGAGCCAGGGCGAGGACCAGGGCCAGGGGCAGGATCCGGGCCGGAACCAGGGGCAGGACCAGGGCCAGAGGCAGGGCCGCGGTCCGGGACAGGAGGTGAACGCGCGCCCCTGA
- a CDS encoding YoaK family protein translates to MTVQHAPVTALLRRAGARLFPGDGERHGVLPPLLVVLTVVTGMVDAVSFLGLHHVFVANMTGNVVFLGFALAGGTGLSALASAAAGTAFLAGAFTGGRIALRIAAPVRLFALLVAAHAVLVAVALAVGAFDRITYVLIVLLAFGMGMQNAVVRKVAVPDLTTTVLTLTLTGMAADPPGPATVRRLLSVLAMFTGALTGGLLQVRHGTSAALAPALVLLAAVALAAADAARTGPATAA, encoded by the coding sequence ATGACCGTGCAGCACGCCCCGGTGACCGCCCTGCTGCGGCGCGCCGGCGCCCGGCTGTTCCCCGGTGACGGGGAGCGGCACGGGGTGCTGCCGCCGCTGCTCGTCGTCCTCACCGTCGTGACGGGGATGGTGGACGCGGTGAGCTTCCTGGGGCTGCACCACGTGTTCGTGGCCAACATGACCGGCAACGTGGTCTTCCTGGGCTTCGCGCTCGCGGGCGGCACGGGGCTCTCGGCCCTCGCCTCGGCGGCGGCCGGAACCGCCTTCCTGGCGGGCGCGTTCACCGGTGGGCGCATCGCCCTGCGGATCGCCGCGCCGGTGCGGCTGTTCGCCCTGCTGGTGGCGGCGCACGCGGTACTGGTCGCGGTGGCGCTGGCGGTCGGCGCCTTCGACCGGATCACCTACGTACTGATCGTGCTGCTCGCCTTCGGCATGGGGATGCAGAACGCGGTGGTGCGCAAGGTCGCGGTGCCGGACCTGACGACCACCGTGCTCACCCTCACCCTGACCGGCATGGCCGCGGACCCGCCGGGCCCGGCGACCGTACGGCGGCTGCTCTCCGTGCTCGCCATGTTCACCGGGGCCCTGACGGGCGGACTGCTGCAGGTGCGGCACGGCACTTCGGCCGCGCTGGCCCCGGCGCTGGTGCTGCTGGCGGCCGTCGCCCTGGCGGCGGCGGACGCGGCCCGCACCGGACCGGCCACCGCGGCCTGA
- a CDS encoding WhiB family transcriptional regulator, protein MNWRERAACRTEDPELFFPTYRRRFADQQLADAKAVCRRCPVASACLQWALSHNEKRGVWGGLSENELRRLRRSIPGLEVA, encoded by the coding sequence GTGAACTGGCGAGAGCGCGCGGCCTGCCGCACGGAGGATCCGGAGCTGTTCTTCCCCACGTACCGCAGGCGGTTCGCGGACCAGCAGCTGGCGGACGCCAAGGCCGTCTGCCGCCGCTGCCCGGTGGCCAGTGCCTGCCTCCAGTGGGCCCTGTCGCACAACGAGAAGCGCGGGGTGTGGGGCGGGCTCAGCGAGAACGAGCTGCGGCGGCTGCGCAGGAGCATCCCCGGGCTCGAAGTCGCCTGA
- a CDS encoding phosphodiester glycosidase family protein — MGWSRCWGRVAMCAVAAVGLVVGEGALAPGAARGAPAVTYGRAVAVAPGVSYRTFTVTASHGLTHGHLVVADLANPRVKVDLLTPGAVGARARVTAMADARRAVAAVNGDFFDISETQHPGVETTGASVGPAIESGRPLKGAVPDGQRFGPALPPGATDRDVLGVNSSRTARLDRLTLQGTADTSRGELRLNGLNQYALPVGGIGAFTSRWGATSWARAACGTDTSRGAPCTPAAYEVTVRRGKVVATSATLGHGPVPAGTFVLVGREKGARALRALRTGDRASLRYRLGGRGGPLEFAVGGMPVLKGRAPLGGLDDRTAATRTGAGIGGHGHRLYLVALDGSAEQNSGLTLAELARLMRVLGADDAVNLDGGGSSTLATRARGDRHAVVRNRPPGSFERAVANGIGIFARG, encoded by the coding sequence ATGGGATGGTCCCGGTGCTGGGGACGCGTGGCGATGTGCGCGGTCGCCGCGGTCGGACTGGTCGTCGGAGAGGGCGCGCTGGCACCCGGCGCGGCACGCGGCGCCCCGGCCGTGACGTACGGACGCGCCGTGGCGGTCGCCCCCGGGGTGTCCTACCGGACGTTCACCGTCACCGCCTCCCACGGCCTGACACACGGTCACCTGGTGGTGGCGGACCTGGCCAACCCCCGGGTGAAGGTGGACCTGCTCACCCCCGGCGCGGTGGGCGCGCGGGCCAGGGTCACCGCGATGGCCGACGCGCGGCGCGCGGTCGCCGCCGTCAACGGTGACTTCTTCGACATAAGCGAGACCCAGCACCCCGGCGTCGAGACCACCGGTGCCTCGGTGGGCCCGGCCATCGAGTCCGGGCGCCCGCTGAAGGGCGCGGTGCCCGACGGACAGCGGTTCGGCCCCGCGCTGCCGCCCGGCGCGACCGACCGGGACGTGCTCGGCGTCAACTCCTCCCGCACCGCCCGGCTGGACCGGCTCACGCTCCAGGGCACCGCCGACACCTCCCGGGGCGAGCTGCGGCTGAACGGGCTCAACCAGTACGCGCTGCCGGTGGGCGGGATCGGTGCCTTCACCTCGCGGTGGGGAGCCACCTCCTGGGCGCGCGCCGCCTGCGGCACGGACACCTCGCGCGGCGCGCCCTGCACCCCGGCCGCCTATGAGGTGACGGTGCGGCGCGGCAAGGTCGTCGCCACCTCCGCGACCCTGGGCCACGGACCGGTGCCGGCCGGGACGTTCGTCCTGGTGGGCCGCGAGAAAGGGGCCCGCGCCCTGCGCGCGCTGCGCACGGGGGACCGGGCGAGCCTGCGCTACCGGCTCGGCGGACGCGGCGGCCCACTGGAGTTCGCGGTCGGCGGCATGCCGGTGCTGAAGGGGCGCGCCCCGCTCGGCGGACTCGACGACCGCACGGCCGCCACCCGCACCGGCGCGGGCATCGGCGGCCACGGCCACCGCCTCTACCTGGTGGCGCTGGACGGCTCCGCAGAGCAGAACTCCGGCCTCACGCTGGCCGAACTCGCGCGCCTGATGCGGGTGTTGGGCGCGGACGACGCCGTCAACCTGGACGGCGGCGGGTCGTCCACCCTGGCGACCCGGGCGCGCGGCGACCGCCACGCTGTGGTCCGCAACCGCCCGCCCGGCAGCTTCGAGCGCGCCGTGGCCAACGGCATCGGGATCTTCGCCCGCGGCTGA